In a genomic window of Streptomyces roseoviridis:
- the ddaH gene encoding dimethylargininase: protein MTRTARPRRFLMCRPTHFEVSYAINPWMDPAKPVDTDLAVVQWERLHDLYVELGHRVDLIDPLPGLPDMVYAANGATVVDGKVLGARFRNAERAAEGPAYLEWFRARGFTAHDPLHVNEGEGDLLLTGRHLLAGRGFRSESAGHAEAQEFLGRPVIGLDLVDPRFYHLDTALGVLDADQIVYYPGAFSAGSRAVLRRLFPDAVRVEEEDAEAFGLNLMSDGLNVVLPEAATGVAARLRERGFRPVGMDLSELLKGGGSVKCCTLEIREAV from the coding sequence ATGACCCGCACCGCGCGCCCGCGCCGCTTCCTGATGTGCCGGCCGACCCACTTCGAGGTCAGCTACGCGATCAACCCCTGGATGGACCCCGCCAAACCGGTCGACACCGACCTCGCCGTCGTCCAGTGGGAGCGGCTCCACGACCTGTACGTCGAACTGGGCCACCGCGTCGACCTGATCGACCCGCTGCCCGGACTGCCCGACATGGTGTACGCGGCGAACGGCGCCACCGTCGTCGACGGCAAGGTGCTCGGCGCCCGGTTCCGCAACGCCGAGCGGGCCGCCGAAGGCCCCGCCTACCTGGAGTGGTTCCGGGCCCGCGGCTTCACCGCCCACGACCCGCTCCACGTCAACGAGGGCGAGGGCGACCTGCTGCTGACGGGCCGGCACCTCCTTGCCGGGCGTGGCTTCCGCAGCGAGTCCGCGGGACACGCGGAGGCCCAGGAGTTCCTCGGCCGCCCGGTGATCGGCCTGGACCTGGTCGACCCGCGCTTCTACCACCTCGACACCGCGCTCGGCGTCCTGGACGCCGACCAGATCGTGTACTACCCCGGTGCCTTCTCGGCCGGCAGCCGGGCGGTGCTGCGACGGCTGTTCCCGGACGCGGTGCGCGTGGAGGAGGAGGACGCGGAGGCGTTCGGGCTCAACCTGATGAGCGACGGCCTGAACGTGGTGCTGCCCGAGGCCGCGACCGGCGTGGCGGCCCGGCTGCGGGAACGCGGCTTCCGGCCCGTCGGGATGGACCTCTCGGAGCTGCTCAAGGGCGGCGGCAGCGTGAAGTGCTGCACCCTGGAGATCCGTGAGGCCGTCTGA
- a CDS encoding MFS transporter — MTTASVQPPPVPASSPAAGKPPRSRWGLWAQGDFRKLWIGETTSGLGTAVGNVALALVAVVTLDASPFMVGVLTASAWLPWLFLGLLAGAWVDRWPRLKVMLVCDLLLLVLFGSVPVAGWFGVLTMAQLVAVALLAGAVKVFLSTAYGAVLPSLVAKKDLLEANVKLRSGDAAAEIAGPGLAGLLAQAFGAASGLLADAATYLVSALFLGSIRAEEKPPPVSERRGILREIGEGVRFLVRDPYLRTLASFAAVGNLGLNGIQAVQMIFLVRSVGVTPGGVGAVFAVVSVGGLAGAALAGRIARRFGTARGLLLCELVGAPFILLLPLAGERLPLPVSAAAWAIAVCGVIAGNVIAGSFYQAYCPPAMIGRIRASASTVNFSAIPVGALLGGWLGGLLGARTTLWIMASVLLSAGAVLLASPLRRLRSFPDRPASS, encoded by the coding sequence ATGACCACCGCCTCCGTCCAGCCGCCCCCGGTGCCCGCCTCCTCCCCGGCGGCCGGGAAGCCGCCGAGGAGCCGCTGGGGCCTGTGGGCCCAGGGCGACTTCCGCAAGCTCTGGATCGGTGAGACCACCAGCGGCCTCGGCACCGCCGTCGGCAACGTCGCGCTCGCCCTGGTCGCCGTCGTCACCCTCGACGCCTCGCCGTTCATGGTCGGGGTGCTGACCGCCTCCGCCTGGCTGCCGTGGCTCTTCCTCGGCCTGCTGGCCGGGGCCTGGGTGGACCGCTGGCCCCGCCTGAAGGTGATGCTGGTCTGCGACCTGCTCCTGCTGGTGCTGTTCGGCAGCGTGCCGGTGGCCGGCTGGTTCGGCGTGCTGACCATGGCCCAGCTGGTGGCGGTGGCGCTGCTGGCCGGCGCGGTGAAGGTGTTCCTTTCCACCGCGTACGGCGCCGTCCTGCCCTCGCTGGTCGCCAAGAAGGACCTGCTGGAGGCCAACGTCAAGCTCCGGTCCGGGGACGCGGCGGCGGAGATCGCCGGCCCCGGCCTGGCCGGTCTGCTCGCCCAGGCGTTCGGCGCGGCCAGCGGTCTGCTCGCCGACGCCGCCACCTACCTCGTGTCGGCGCTCTTCCTGGGCTCCATCCGGGCCGAGGAGAAGCCGCCGCCGGTGTCCGAGCGGCGCGGGATCCTGCGCGAGATCGGCGAGGGCGTCCGGTTCCTGGTGCGCGACCCGTACCTGCGGACCCTCGCGAGCTTCGCGGCCGTCGGCAACCTCGGCCTCAACGGCATCCAGGCCGTTCAGATGATCTTCCTGGTCCGCAGCGTGGGCGTGACGCCCGGCGGCGTCGGGGCGGTGTTCGCCGTGGTGTCGGTCGGCGGCCTGGCCGGTGCCGCGCTCGCCGGGCGGATCGCCCGCCGGTTCGGCACGGCGCGCGGCCTGCTGCTGTGCGAACTGGTGGGAGCGCCGTTCATCCTCCTGCTGCCGCTGGCGGGGGAGCGGCTGCCGCTCCCGGTGAGCGCGGCGGCCTGGGCGATCGCGGTCTGCGGCGTCATCGCCGGAAACGTCATCGCCGGCAGCTTCTACCAGGCATACTGCCCGCCCGCCATGATCGGCCGGATCCGGGCCAGCGCCTCGACCGTCAACTTCAGCGCCATCCCGGTGGGCGCTCTGCTCGGCGGCTGGCTGGGCGGCCTGCTCGGTGCCCGCACCACCCTGTGGATCATGGCGAGCGTGCTGCTCTCGGCCGGCGCCGTGCTCCTCGCCAGCCCGCTGCGCCGGCTGCGCAGCTTCCCCGACCGGCCCGCGTCCTCCTGA
- a CDS encoding AfsR/SARP family transcriptional regulator, with translation MRAHRGATALKVGSPQQQAMLAVLLLRPGYAASATDLISALWGEEPPGAAMTTVRTYAWRWRKVLDAEGKGEEGAEATGARAGSGSGAGSERPASSVLVSMGDGYRLVLPKLAVDAARAEALGSEAERTARTDPLRARDLLNQALELWQGEPLAGVPGPFAERHRQRLEELRLTLLEERIGLDLTLGRHSRCIPELTSLTTEHPLHERAYGLLMRALYQAGRQADALAVFRGVRQLFLAELGVAPGAELDHLHRRILEGDPALAAPAPSPVTARSATAAVTAAGTEPGTGAGAEAGAGTGAGAGAAGSEGSGPGSGPVPQDERRDAEAARAGSGAHGPGGDGAEGDGSAPHAADSGRRTERDGRDPREAVARPAAAPPRPAQLPPDAADFTGRTASVRMLVEALGTPSAQALVIATVVGMGGVGKTALALHVAHRVRESYPDGQLYVDLRGSDPVPADPEAVLSGFLVALGVPGDAVPDGLDARSALFRSVVDGRRLLLVLDNAKDAAQIRPLLPGSVGCAVLTTGRTRPAGIPATVQVDLDVFQPAEALDLLGRTIGAARLDAEREAARELVVACGHLPLAVRIVAARLAARPGWTVETLSRRLQVERRRIDELRIGDLAVAAAFELSYRQLTADQARAFRLVASVDGPDIGLPAAAALLDLDEYDAEDLLEALVDVAMVESPFPGRYRYHDLLRAFARRRPAQEGDRASAADGAAAGGGAAAGEAAAGEAVAARDRLLDHLLATACTAFQHAVPGDPAAGALGPARSPGVALAGRDAAREWAAAERAGAAALAAQVAADASAGPPTGMAAGVTRGTTTGGPAGASAAMTDGATEGVLTGAGAGVPTGPTDRGGAPDGVPWTALRAAIDLLIALTPFVLSPPSRQLATTADALAEAAVRHGDVRAAGRAHFLRGNVALAATRLDAAEAAARQAVTAARTAGDTVILRQALNDLGLICQFLSRFDEAVDHYDEALVLANELGHRSGALVTTVNAALARVRSGRAAEAVEICHAVLAELRTRQDEPGRAYTLYVLGLALHGLGQHEEAVTWFGECLAVATGAGLRDRAAHARYRLADSLRSLGRADEALDHAGQALVLCEELGAERDQAQALVVLGGALRDLGRGAEAGVRLREAHEIFCRLGLPEAAEVAGLLEEPELALVDP, from the coding sequence ATGCGGGCTCACCGGGGCGCCACGGCGCTCAAGGTGGGCAGTCCGCAGCAGCAGGCGATGCTGGCGGTGCTCCTGCTGCGGCCGGGGTACGCGGCGAGTGCCACCGATCTGATCTCCGCGCTGTGGGGCGAGGAGCCGCCGGGCGCGGCCATGACCACGGTGCGCACCTACGCATGGCGCTGGCGCAAGGTGCTGGACGCCGAGGGGAAGGGCGAGGAGGGGGCCGAGGCCACGGGCGCCCGAGCCGGGTCCGGTTCCGGCGCCGGGTCCGAACGTCCGGCGTCGAGCGTGCTGGTGTCGATGGGCGACGGCTACCGGCTGGTCCTGCCGAAGCTCGCGGTGGACGCGGCACGGGCGGAGGCGCTGGGCAGCGAGGCGGAGCGCACCGCGCGGACCGATCCGCTGCGCGCCCGCGACCTGCTCAACCAGGCGTTGGAGCTGTGGCAGGGCGAGCCGCTGGCCGGTGTGCCCGGCCCGTTCGCCGAACGGCACCGGCAGCGGCTCGAAGAACTGCGGCTGACCCTCCTGGAGGAGCGGATCGGCCTCGACCTGACGCTCGGCCGCCACTCGCGCTGCATCCCCGAGCTGACCTCGCTGACCACCGAACACCCGCTGCACGAGCGGGCGTACGGGCTGCTGATGCGGGCGCTGTACCAGGCCGGACGGCAGGCGGACGCGCTCGCCGTGTTCCGCGGCGTACGGCAGTTGTTCCTCGCCGAGCTGGGCGTCGCCCCGGGGGCGGAACTGGACCACCTGCACCGGAGGATTCTGGAGGGCGATCCGGCCCTGGCCGCTCCGGCACCGAGCCCGGTGACCGCCCGGTCGGCGACGGCCGCCGTCACGGCCGCGGGGACGGAGCCGGGGACCGGAGCAGGGGCGGAAGCGGGCGCGGGGACAGGAGCGGGGGCAGGGGCGGCGGGATCCGAGGGTTCGGGGCCGGGTTCGGGGCCGGTCCCGCAGGACGAGCGGCGGGACGCGGAGGCGGCTCGGGCCGGATCCGGCGCGCACGGCCCCGGTGGCGACGGTGCGGAGGGGGACGGTTCCGCTCCTCACGCGGCCGACTCCGGCCGCCGGACGGAGCGGGACGGCAGGGACCCGCGGGAAGCGGTCGCGAGACCGGCCGCCGCACCGCCCAGACCGGCCCAGCTCCCGCCGGACGCCGCCGACTTCACCGGACGGACCGCGTCCGTCCGCATGCTGGTCGAGGCGCTCGGCACCCCCTCCGCCCAGGCACTGGTGATCGCCACCGTGGTCGGCATGGGCGGGGTCGGCAAGACCGCGCTGGCCCTGCACGTGGCCCACCGGGTCCGGGAGAGCTACCCGGACGGCCAGTTGTACGTGGACCTGCGCGGCTCCGACCCCGTACCGGCCGATCCGGAGGCGGTGCTCAGCGGCTTCCTGGTCGCGCTCGGAGTGCCGGGCGACGCCGTGCCGGACGGTCTCGACGCGCGGTCGGCGCTGTTCCGGTCCGTGGTGGACGGGCGGCGGCTGCTGCTGGTGCTCGACAACGCCAAGGACGCGGCGCAGATCCGGCCGCTGCTCCCGGGATCGGTCGGCTGCGCGGTCCTCACCACCGGGCGCACCCGGCCCGCCGGGATCCCGGCCACGGTCCAGGTCGACCTGGACGTGTTCCAGCCCGCCGAGGCGCTGGACCTGCTCGGCCGCACGATCGGCGCGGCACGGCTGGACGCGGAACGGGAGGCGGCGCGCGAACTGGTGGTGGCCTGCGGCCATCTGCCGCTCGCCGTCCGGATCGTGGCCGCCCGGCTCGCGGCCCGCCCGGGCTGGACGGTGGAGACCCTGAGCCGCCGGCTCCAGGTGGAGCGGCGGCGCATCGACGAACTGCGGATCGGCGACCTCGCGGTCGCGGCGGCCTTCGAACTGAGCTACCGGCAGCTGACCGCCGACCAGGCCAGGGCGTTCCGGCTCGTCGCCTCGGTGGACGGTCCGGACATCGGCCTCCCGGCCGCCGCCGCGCTGCTCGACCTCGACGAGTACGACGCCGAGGACCTCCTGGAGGCGCTGGTGGACGTGGCGATGGTCGAGTCGCCGTTCCCGGGGCGCTACCGCTACCACGACCTGCTGCGGGCGTTCGCGCGGCGGCGTCCCGCGCAGGAAGGGGACCGCGCCTCGGCGGCGGACGGTGCGGCGGCGGGCGGCGGGGCGGCCGCCGGGGAGGCGGCTGCCGGAGAGGCGGTGGCGGCCCGGGACCGGCTGCTGGACCATCTCCTCGCCACGGCCTGCACCGCCTTCCAGCACGCGGTGCCCGGCGACCCGGCGGCGGGCGCACTGGGCCCGGCCCGCTCCCCGGGAGTGGCGCTGGCCGGACGGGACGCGGCCCGGGAGTGGGCGGCGGCGGAACGGGCGGGCGCGGCGGCACTGGCGGCCCAGGTCGCGGCGGACGCGAGCGCGGGTCCGCCGACCGGAATGGCGGCCGGAGTGACGAGGGGGACGACGACCGGCGGGCCCGCGGGGGCATCGGCCGCGATGACGGACGGGGCAACGGAGGGGGTGCTGACCGGTGCCGGGGCCGGGGTGCCGACGGGGCCGACGGACCGGGGCGGGGCTCCGGACGGGGTGCCCTGGACGGCGCTGCGGGCGGCGATCGACCTGCTGATCGCGCTCACCCCGTTCGTCCTCAGTCCGCCGAGCCGTCAACTCGCGACGACCGCGGACGCGTTGGCCGAGGCCGCGGTACGACACGGTGACGTGCGGGCGGCCGGTCGGGCGCATTTCCTGCGCGGGAACGTGGCCCTGGCGGCGACCCGTCTCGACGCGGCCGAGGCGGCTGCCCGCCAGGCGGTGACCGCGGCGCGGACGGCCGGAGACACGGTGATCCTGCGCCAGGCCCTCAACGACCTCGGGCTGATCTGCCAGTTCCTCAGCCGCTTCGACGAGGCGGTGGACCACTACGACGAGGCCCTGGTGCTCGCGAACGAGCTGGGGCACCGCTCCGGCGCCCTGGTGACGACCGTGAACGCCGCGCTCGCACGCGTCCGCAGCGGGCGGGCCGCCGAGGCGGTGGAGATCTGTCACGCGGTGCTCGCCGAACTGCGCACCCGGCAGGACGAGCCCGGGCGGGCGTACACCCTGTACGTGCTCGGCCTGGCGCTGCACGGGCTCGGGCAGCACGAGGAGGCGGTGACCTGGTTCGGGGAGTGCCTGGCGGTGGCGACGGGTGCCGGTCTGCGCGACCGGGCGGCGCACGCCCGCTACCGGCTCGCGGACAGCCTGCGGTCGCTGGGCCGGGCCGACGAGGCGCTCGACCACGCCGGGCAGGCGCTGGTGCTGTGCGAGGAGCTGGGGGCGGAACGGGACCAGGCGCAGGCGCTGGTGGTGCTGGGCGGGGCGCTGCGGGACCTGGGGCGCGGGGCCGAGGCCGGGGTGCGGCTGCGGGAGGCGCATGAGATCTTCTGCCGGCTGGGGCTGCCGGAGGCCGCCGAGGTGGCGGGGCTCCTCGAAGAGCCGGAGCTCGCGCTGGTCGATCCGTGA